The window TTTTCAGGAGAGTAAATGTAAGAGATTCACTTGCACTGAAACCTGTATTACTATTTTTTCTCCCTAATATGGATATGTAAAATTGTATTATACTGTGTATCAGTAACCAAGTTTGTACCTAAAttaataatgtgcctggaaaagctgcagaagatgaccaaagCACTTGGACAGCTGCAGCAATACAGGAGACaaggatgaagttctgggctccatgctttggcctggctcagtcctggctattaaaaatacatgcagagaggacaagaaaacagaaatctctggctctctataactctaatttcaaacaaataaataaatggaattttaaaataaaaaagaagcattgTGATTGAATTCTCAAATCATGTTGGCTAAAAATGAGGTTTATAGAGGCAATTCCAAGgagatataaaatatttctgacaGGTGTAGAGGATTCGGAAACCAGAATTGAATGGACAACAGAGGAGTATTCATCTGGGACAAACACAGGACTCAATCTTTTGATTATAGTGAAGAGACCACAGGGGCCATCAAATATTGGGGCAtaggaatggaagatttcttcatCATACACTTTATTTGAGCTGAagacagagacaaggacagaCATATTTTCATCAGATGGTTTACTTTACAAAGAGCTGCAATATCAGGCATGGACCAAGGGAAAACAAACAACCAAGGAAATCTGTCCAGACCAATTTGGGCCAATCTTGCTTGCATTCATAATAGCATGAGAAGGAAGCTATATGGcatgtggaaaagctgggactccaactggcacacTAATACTGGCTTTGGGAATTGCCAGTGAGCCATGCTGTCCCACATGTggtttttaaacaaaatacacaCTGATATTACATGATCACAGAGGGAAAGGTGCCATAGTCACGGAGATCCAATCTGTTATTTAACAGTTAGCCATTTATTGAAAGTGAGGGAGAGGCGTCTGTACAGGTGGTGTGGAAAAGCAGGAAAGTGTGCAGGGTCATAGTGTGGAACACAAGGCACACATCAGAGAGACAGCTGCACCTTCAGGAGACACGGGGTTGTGGGGAAAGCTCAGTGGAGCACAGGAAGACACGAGGGACTCCATGttgcagctgggccaggtgcaCTCAGGCCCTGGCAGCCACGTGGCCAGAACAGGAACTGTCTCTGGGAGGACTGGGGATGGTGTCACTCCTGGGGGAAGGCTGGCAGTCCCTCTGCAGGAggcgggggtgggtggggtggggtgcaggcgGGGTGCCAGTCAGCGGTGTGAATCCAAGTCCCAGGGCCGCGGGCAGCTCAGATACCTCGGAGGTGAGTCCAGGTGCCTAAGCAGAGCAGGATGCCTTCCTTGGACGGcgacagcagcagcggcggcggcggcggcggcagcagcagcgggggCAGCGCAGGCGCAggtgcaggtgtgtgggctgatggatgcaggctggcaggctggcaggctggcagCGACAGGGCGCAGCTGGCAGCTGGCGGCGGCCGGCGCTGGGTGGTCTGTCCTGTCGGTgtggggcaggagcccagctggcagcggcagggcagggcagcgtcCGCGTGTCCCCGCGAGGGGCCGGGCTGCGCCGGCAGGAGAGGGCGGCGGCGCGCCCCGCAGCCAGGCCCCGAGGCGGCCGCGCCAGCCTGCAGCGCTACTATTCCTGGAACAAAGGCGAGCACGACGCGGGAGGGGGCGGGAGCGCAGGGGACAGCGCGGTGTGGACTCGAGGGTCGAGGGCTGGGGgcgcgcgggcggcggcggcgggctcAGCCCACCCTCCCCAGGGCAGCCGCCCCGGGGTCCCTGCTCGCCTGGTGCCCCTGGTCCCCTGGTCCCCCGGGTCCCGCGGGTCGGGCGGCCTAGAAGTCCTCGTCCTCCTCCCAGCCAAAGACGCGCTTCATCTCGGCCAGGAAGCCCCGGTAATCACTGAGCAGGGGGCTGTCCTTCTTGATGTAGGGGATCACCCACTGCAGGGCGGGCCCCGTGAGGCGGGTGATGAGGAACGTCACCTTGAGCGCGTCGTTGGAGAAGGTCTTCTCGTCCACGAACATGTAGGAGCCCGTCTGCACGATGAACTCCGGCAGCCGGTCGGTGTCGCCATCGAACGTCTCGGGAAAGGGAATCGGGTTCCTCCAGCGCCGCGCCGCGGGCCGCAGCGGCCGGGCCAGCAGGGTCTTGACCAGCCTCATGCGATTGTCCATCGCGCTCGGTCTGCTGGCTGGCTGCGCGGCGCGGATGTCAGCGCCCAGGCGTCGCGGGAAGTCCTGGTCGGGAGGCGGGCCCGGGCCCGGGCGGCTGGGGGCGGAGCCGTGGGCAGGGCTCGGGTCCTCGCCGCGCCCCTCCCGCAGCCCGAGTGGTCACCAGTGCGCAGGCGCCTGCGCTCGCTGGCCTGCAGGGGATGATCGTCCTGGGGTGGACACTGTGCAGGGGACCCGGCCTAAGGCCCTGCAGGAGGCGGAGTCGTGCGTGGTGCTTCGCGAGCCTGTGCAAGGCGGGTCGTGGCCCAGAAGTGGGAACAGGGCGGGAAACCATCACCCCTTGTGTGCCTGGCGAGGCTGCATCTGCTGTGCCTGGACAACTTTAGGTTTAGGTCTTGTGCAAGTTGGGGAGCCCCTTCGGCATCCCGCCTGGCTGGTGGCCCGCACGTCTTCCCCTGCACACCGCGACTGTGTGTGTCCCAGTGAAGTTCTCCAGACACATTTCAGTAGTTCTTCCTGTCTCTGAGCCACAGTAGTATTGGCGCCCTGGCTGGGAAACTCGGTTGCCATGCAACCTCAGCGCAAAGCAAATACAGGGCTAGCAAATacagcccagaacagaggcaAGTCGTTATGTCCTTAGCAGTTACAGCAAGCATGATTGCTCAGCAAATACAGGACTAGCACATACAGCCCAGAACCCAGCAAAGTCGCTAAGTCCTGAGCAGTTACACCAAGGGCAGTTGCACACAAGTGGGAATAATGAAATGAAAGGCCAAGCTAAGAGAGTTTGCATGCCTTCACTTGGAGATATTACACATGCCAATATATAAACATAAAGCGAAGAAAAGCTCTCCATTGTAGAACTCGGGACTATCTGTGTTGAAGATCAGAATTCATTTATTGACTGGACACAATTAATGTTTATTACCACCTTTTCTTGTATGGAAaatttctggttagatgtgtaaTTGCACTAGCACACAGCTCAAGCCACAATTCCACAGAAGTCGGTGAAAGGGGAGAATTGTAATGACACAGTAAGACCTTTGGGAACTATGGAGCATGACCCAAAGAAATGGCAAGATTGTCTGGCATTTGCTGCTGAGAGTCATAGAGACACTAACTTCCCTGCAGGAGTGCTGGCCTTAGGTGCTGCACGTTCTGTTCCAGGAAGCTGTGGCCGCATACCAGCGGGCTGACTCCACGGAGGGGCCGCTGCCTGGTTGAGTTCCAAGGCTGCTTGTGCTCCCTTTGATGTTTCAGTGCAAAACATCTCTCGTGTGGGTCTGGCGATGCAGCTGGGCTTTAGAGAAAAGGATTCTGCAAAGGGTTGCTCCACTAAAGCCCAGCTGCACAACAGTAGAGAGAGATTGCCGTTGTGGAGTCAGCCAATCTACTGTCTGATGGCATTAGTGTCCTGCGGGACACTGCACATCTGTTTTCCCTGTCCATCATGTGAGGCTGTGGCCAGAAGTTAGGTACCTGGGCACCAGCTCTCGCCAAAACATGGCCATGCTGGCACCCTGCTCTTGCATTTCCAGCTTGCACAAACTGTGAAAAAGCAAAACTTCTGTCATGCCAACCACCCAGTTTGAGGCATTTTTCTCATGGCAGCACAAGCTAGGATTGTCACTGATgcactttttgcttttctttgagtAATTCtttggtggggagagagaaagggtagGGGGTGGGATGAATCCTTATATCTTCAAACAGCATGTTATGGAGAAcaatataaacatatgtatatacatatatatttttaatttgtatgtaGTGAATGGTTGATTGCTAATCCAccccttgcatgtactgggatcccatgtgggtgccagtttatgtcctggttgttccacttcttctcatccagctccctgcttgtggcctgggaaagcagcggaaggtggcccaagtccttgggaccctgcacccgtgtgagtgacccagaggaagctcctgcctcctggtttctagTCAGCTCAAGTCTGTCCATTGAGgctgtttggtgagtgaaccagcgatggacaatctttctctctccttctctccttctctgtaattctgcctttcctaattaaatagataaatatggtatataaaataatatttatttgtttgaaattcagagtcacagagagagcaagcaagagagagagagaggaagagagagagagagagaggtagggaggagagggagacatCTTGCACCTGCCCGTTCACTGCtatgtggcctcaatggctggagatggCTAGTCCAAGTCCTGGAACTAGGCGtgtcctctggctctcccatgggTGATGGGGACCTGAGATCAGGGCCCTGAGccgtccttctctgctttcccaggcacattagcagagagctggatccgcaGTAGAGTGATGGGACTTGAACacagctcccatatgagatgctaacgtcacaggcagtggttttactgactgccacaatgctggccatcttggagtgaaccggtagatggaagatctgtttctctcctccctctgtgtgtgtgtgtgtgtgtgtttagctgatactttcaaataaaataataaagctttaaaatgaaCAAGGTAATCACCTGCACATTATTATTCATTTCTAGAATAGAATTATATGCagccgggcttggcagcgtggcctagtggctaaggtcctcgccttgatcccatatggccgctggttctaatcccggcagctccacttcttctctgtctctcctcctctcagtatatctgactttgtaataaaaataaataaatctaaaaaataaaaaaagaattatatgcaGCCATTACAATAATTATGGAAACTGAACAGAAAAATGCTATAACCCAATATTAAGTTAGAAAACAGAGTCAAAATTatgtattgtttttaaaactatgcCAAATTGAAAAGGCTGTGTAGCAACACCAAATGTCTGATGCTTTGCAGTGGCTGCCAAGTCATGCAGTGCATTTCCAGCCCCTTTGCATCTTTCTGAGTTACTTGGTTATGTTCTGATTGAAAAATGCATACGGATTTTCCACACATGTTCCTAGAGTGTGAGAAGAGAGTAAGTGTTGAGGacagctaatcctttgcctgtggcaccCCATCCCGTGTggggctggttctagtcctggctactccacttctcatgcagctctGTGTTATGGATTGTGAAaccagctgaggatgacccaagctcttggtaccctgcccccacacaggagaccgggaagaaatgctggctcccagcttcagcccagtcctGCTGTGGTCTTTGTATCCAGTTGGGAAGTGTACGACCAGATGGAATATCCCTGCCTAtgtctatccttctctttctgtaattcagactttcaaatgaaaaataagtagtttttaaatctatttattcatttattttttttgtaaagtcaaatatatagagtgaaggagaaacagagaggacgatcttctctccagtgattcactttccaagtagctgcaagagccgagctgagctgttctgatgCCAGGGTCCaggtgcctcctccaggtctcccactcggatgCAGGGTCACACTGCTTTGGcgcatcctctacagctttcccaggccataagaagggatctggacgggaagtgaagagtcgggacatgaactagtgcccttaTGTTATCCCGGCATTTGTTAGGTGTGGATATAGCCATTGAGCCTTTCACCAGGCCCcccaaaaatgaattttaaaataaattgataatgAGAAAAAACACTATAGGTGTTTTTATGAGCAAAACATGACATGAAAACCTTTCTTGGCTGTTATGCATTAACACTGATAAAATTATCTTAAACAACATATTAGCATATAGTATCTTGTACTATATGAAGTAGTGTACTGTATCACACTCAACTGTGTTTTATTCCAGGgtcatgaatttaaaataaaacagtttaaTCTATCATATGAAATTAAAAAGTTGGCTAAATAGTCAATAATTAATTCTGTTGATTCAAGGAAAAAGTTTCCTACATTTAATCAAATTTGAAAACTTATGAAGCGTTAATATTCTAATAAAAGGAAAGTCTACAAGGgacaatatatattataaaaaattgtaaaaagttTTCTTTGATGTAAGAAATGTGACAAGAATGCCTGATTTCACCATTTCTTGTTAAAATGATTGAGGATGTGTACTGCTCGTAAAATACgcttagaaaatgaaatattcgTACATTGTGTTCTTTACACTGCACAACACCCCAACTGCCAGTCTCTGGTATACAATAACACAACTATCTGTCTCTAGTGCTTAGCTTCCTCAATCGTAGTTTGGAACTTATTTTAAACGGtttgattttattgtttctttaaacTTCTTCTTGGATGACTATGATGCTGTCTTTCTGAGCTAATTTTGGCTGTGATACTCGGGATTGGTAGGCTAATATTGCAGTTCAATATTTATACAATGTACTCTCCCCCACCAAAAAATCTTCCTTGTTGTTGAGGCAAAGCTATAGTGTGACCTTCTCAGGGACAATTTTTCACAAGTGAGCAATCCAGCCCCATGATTCACTGACTGGGTCTTCCCACAACTTTCCACATTTGGGGACAGATGAGCTCCACATTCAAACTATATCAATTCTAGGTGAGCTGGACTTCCTTGTTTGAGTGCAGATACAAAAATTACTTCACAGATAGTATACTGAAAAGGAGCAAGGTACAGTTTCCTCTTAAATGATCATTTACTGGTGATATCTGTAGCTGAGCTCTGAAGCTCCATTATTTTGCATCCTACATAACAGAAAAAGTAATTTCTCTTGGAGTTGGGAATGGGACTGTAAATCCAGGGATGGACTTA is drawn from Ochotona princeps isolate mOchPri1 chromosome X, mOchPri1.hap1, whole genome shotgun sequence and contains these coding sequences:
- the LOC101523774 gene encoding retrotransposon Gag-like protein 8B translates to MDNRMRLVKTLLARPLRPAARRWRNPIPFPETFDGDTDRLPEFIVQTGSYMFVDEKTFSNDALKVTFLITRLTGPALQWVIPYIKKDSPLLSDYRGFLAEMKRVFGWEEDEDF